The DNA segment ATACAGGATGGACGCCATCATGCCTTTAGCTTTACTCGCATTGACGCTAAGCGCCTTTGCTATTGGAACAACTGAGTTTGTCATCGTGGGATTAATTCCCACTATGGCGCAGGACTTACAGGTTTCTCTCCCCTCGGCGGGATTATTAGTCAGCCTCTATGCCCTTGGGGTAGCCGTTGGCGCCCCAGTATTAACGGCGTTAACGGGGCATTGGAATCGTAAACATGTGTTATTAGCGGTAATGACGCTATTCGTCGCGGGGAATGTGCTCGCGTGGCAAGCCCCGAGTTATGAAACTCTGATTGCAGCGCGGGTGATCACTGGTTTAGCCCATGGGGTGTTCTTTTCGATTGGCTCAACCATTGCAACTGGACTGGTACCAAAGGAAAAAGCGGCCAGTGCCATTGCGATTATGTTTACAGGACTGACCGTCGCACTGGTAACAGGAGTGCCCCTAGGGACTTATATCGGCCAGAGTTTTGGTTGGCAATCGACATTTTTAGCCGTTGCTCTGCTTGGTCTTATCGCCTTGATAGGCAGTGCATTCTTAGTGCCGAACAACCTTAAGCAGACCCGTGCTGCCAGTTTACTGACCCAAGCTAAAGTGTTGACTGAGCCAAGATTACTGCTGGTATTTGCCATTACTGCAATTGGGTATGGCGGTACTTTTGTCGCCTTTACCTTTCTCGCGCCGATTTTACAGCAGATCAGTGGCTTCGATGCGAGTGCGATAGGGATGATCATGTTGGTGTATGGTGTCTCGGTTGCCATAGGTAACATCTGGGGCGGTAAGATGGCCGATAACATGGGGCCAATCAAAGCCCTCAGTTATATTTTTACTGGTTTAGCTGCGGTGTTGTTTATCTTCCATTTTACGGCGTTAAACCCTATTACCGCTGTGTTAACCATACTCGTTTGGGGCGCTTTCGCCTTTGGCAATGTTCCTGGATTACAGGTCTATGTTGTCAAACTGGCTGAAACCTATGCTCCAACCGCAGTAGATGTAGCGTCGGGATTAAATATCGCCGCCTTCAACATTGGAATTGCCTTAGGTGCTTGGGGCGGCGGACTCATTGTCGAGCAGATGGGATTAATGCAAACCCCATTGATTGGTGCGCTAGTGGTGATTGCGGCGCTGCTATTAACTCGCCTGAGTGGTTATTTGGATACTCGAACTGAGCCTGTTAATGCGTCAGTCGATGGAGTTAAGCAATAGGTTATCGTTGCAATATGGGCTTGCTAACCACTGTGTTTGCAAGCCCATTAAAGTCTAAATCTACTGCCCAGTTGTACTCGTGGTTAAGGCATCTTGTTTATCTTGCTTAAGCCCCAGCCGAATACTGTCGAGCAATGCCACTAACCAGCAGAGCAAAAAGCCATAGAGCAGTTCATTGGCATTGGCCATGGTGGTTTGGGTTTGCTGAGTGATTTCGGCGGATATCACGCCGACATCTAGGGG comes from the Shewanella seohaensis genome and includes:
- a CDS encoding MFS transporter, whose translation is MPLALLALTLSAFAIGTTEFVIVGLIPTMAQDLQVSLPSAGLLVSLYALGVAVGAPVLTALTGHWNRKHVLLAVMTLFVAGNVLAWQAPSYETLIAARVITGLAHGVFFSIGSTIATGLVPKEKAASAIAIMFTGLTVALVTGVPLGTYIGQSFGWQSTFLAVALLGLIALIGSAFLVPNNLKQTRAASLLTQAKVLTEPRLLLVFAITAIGYGGTFVAFTFLAPILQQISGFDASAIGMIMLVYGVSVAIGNIWGGKMADNMGPIKALSYIFTGLAAVLFIFHFTALNPITAVLTILVWGAFAFGNVPGLQVYVVKLAETYAPTAVDVASGLNIAAFNIGIALGAWGGGLIVEQMGLMQTPLIGALVVIAALLLTRLSGYLDTRTEPVNASVDGVKQ